One Melanotaenia boesemani isolate fMelBoe1 chromosome 8, fMelBoe1.pri, whole genome shotgun sequence DNA segment encodes these proteins:
- the dhrs1 gene encoding dehydrogenase/reductase SDR family member 1 yields MALSGWVCLVTGASRGIGRGIALQLSEAGATVYITGRQEKTLKQTAAEVNERGGKCVPVVCDSTKDDDIKELFERIKHEQNGRLDVLVNNAYAGVQAIFDNLGKKFWEIDPSIWDDINNTGLRGHYIFSVYGSRLMVAQGRGLIVIVSSMGGLQYLFNVPYGVGKAGCDRLAADMAVELKSRGVASVSLWPGAVQTELVSQFILDKETPQGVDSKFKEVFINGETTEASGKCIVNLAKDKNCMSLTGKVLLTSDLARRYGIKDVDGREVVDYMSIKFLLSQARYFSWLSVLVPSFLRLPRFMLNLANSRF; encoded by the exons ATGGCCCTGTCTGGATGGGTGTGTTTAGTTACGGGAGCCTCCAGGGGCATTGGCAGAGGAATAGCTCTGCAGCTTTCCGAGGCAGGAGCTACTGTTTACATCACAGGACGCCAGGAGAAGACTCTGAAACAAACTGCTGCAGAG GTGAATGAGAGAGGTGGGAAATGTGTGCCAGTTGTCTGCGATTCTACAAAAGATGACGACATTAAGGAACTCTTTGAACGGATTAAGCATGAACAGAACGGCAGACTGGATGTTCTGGTCAACAATGCCTATGCTGGAGTACAG GCCATCTTTGACAACTTGGGTAAGAAGTTTTGGGAAATTGATCCGTCGATTTGGGATGACATCAACAACACAGGCCTCAG GGGTCACTACATTTTCTCAGTTTATGGGTCCCGGCTGATGGTGGCTCAAGGTCGAGGTTTGATAGTGATCGTTTCATCTATGGGTGGGCTGCAGTATCTCTTCAATGTACCCTACGGAGTCGGTAAAGCAGGA TGTGACAGACTGGCAGCAGACATGGCCGTTGAGCTGAAAAGTAGGGGAGTGGCTTCTGTCAGCCTGTGGCCAGGAGCAGTACAAACAGAGTTGGTATCCCAGTTCATACTGGACAAAGAGACACCACAGGGTGTGGATTCCAAG TTTAAAGAAGTATTCATTAATGGAGAAACCACAGAAGCGAGCGGGAAGTGCATCGTCAACCTGGCAAAAG ATAAAAATTGCATGTCACTGACTGGGAAGGTGCTACTGACCAGTGACCTGGCAAGGCGCTATGGAATTAAAGATGTTGATG GACGTGAGGTTGTTGATTACATGTCCATAAAATTCCTCCTGAGCCAAGCCCGATACTTCTCCTGGCTCTCCGTTCTTGTCCCCTCATTCCTGCGCTTGCCTCGCTTTATGCTGAACCTGGCAAACAGCCGCTTCTAG
- the homeza gene encoding homeobox and leucine zipper encoding a gives MASHTEHDDRNGLIVDENELYEGKATKKDCEERDESTQSPKGLHHSASSAESNASSVASFTTNHNSVVCLPLVSEGLKLVWTQSDQTRELDTIPELVHAFNLFPYPSSREVNTLARMCALPLDKVKVWFMVQRIKYGISWSSEEIEETRRKLAVPELYDGSMETNEEVKSKSKSKHLEELVIEDKDSDEEECAFSSFTPQIKKSKCESPDSYKATKSTVPCFSSTLPPPQDSYFYHPPADTTANATADVSLDLSDSSSGHHRHGRYKKSKAQLAALRKSFLRENWPAEAELRRLQEETGLSRNDIRKWFSDSRYQLRVGRGSLAAAQNSSPQTAVEGKQDPQSQPLPLVNQKSRQINGTKGHEGTRNNGIRNSHFFQTFLSNSLEAFGERVLETQGQDVIEELSGDEGSFQDEEQSEEQPLQLTKTCRTEPDVSQELKSSPYSSPSGSPPPTASPNKPLSHRFRTSKKSVHSTRTSPSQTPMSFSGASTSTSPALTPAGRPRKTKEQLDVLKQHFLRCQWPKSEEYTELVKLTGLPRADVIQWFGDTRYAVKNGQLRWVKGVRDQFLAELAIQQSSSGFTNGSGTSTRGGRKRKSQTNGTNTDTPDIQPLVTYYLSTGALQEKDLDSLCKKSRMSYQQVRDWFASQDVGEPDQEPVVD, from the coding sequence ATGGCATCGCATACCGAACACGATGACAGAAATGGACTGATTGTGGATGAAAATGAGCTCTATGAAGGCAAAGCAACAAAGAAAGACTGTGAAGAACGGGATGAATCAACACAATCTCCCAAGGGATTGCACCATTCTGCCAGCTCAGCCGAAAGCAACGCAAGTAGTGTTGCTAGTTTCACCACTAATCATAATTCTGTTGTGTGCCTGCCTTTGGTCTCAGAGGGACTGAAACTGGTGTGGACACAGTCTGATCAGACCCGAGAACTTGACACAATCCCAGAACTGGTCCACGCCTTTAACTTATTTCCATACCCATCATCCCGAGAGGTGAACACTCTGGCTCGGATGTGTGCCTTGCCACTGGACAAAGTTAAAGTATGGTTTATGGTGCAGAGAATTAAATATGGTATTAGCTGGTCCTCTGAGGAGATTGAGGAGACGCGGCGGAAGCTGGCAGTTCCAGAGCTTTATGATGGCTCCATGGAAACAAATGAAGAAGTCAAATCAAAGAGCAAAAGCAAACATTTGGAGGAATTAGTCATTGAGGACAAAgacagtgatgaagaggagtgtGCTTTCAGTAGCTTCACCCCTCAGATTAAGAAGTCAAAGTGTGAGTCACCAGATTCATATAAAGCAACCAAATCCACTGTTCCCTGTTTCAGTTCCACCCTCCCACCTCCTCAGGATTCATACTTCTACCACCCACCAGCAGACACAACAGCAAATGCCACAGCTGATGTCTCCCTTGATCTTTCAGACTCCTCTTCAGGACATCACCGCCATGGACGCTACAAAAAATCCAAAGCCCAGCTTGCTGCTCTGCGCAAAAGCTTTCTGAGAGAGAACTGGCCCGCCGAGGCAGAGCTTAGACGTTTGCAGGAAGAAACTGGGCTGAGCCGTAACGATATTCGGAAATGGTTCAGTGACAGTCGTTACCAGCTGAGAGTCGGCCGGGGAAGCCTGGCAGCAGCCCAGAACAGCTCCCCGCAAACTGCTGTCGAAGGTAAACAAGATCCACAGTCTCAACCACTTCCACTTGTTAATCAAAAATCACGCCAGATCAACGGAACGAAAGGTCATGAGGGAACACGAAATAATGGTATTAGAAATTCACATTTCTTTCAGACTTTTTTGTCAAACAGCCTTGAAGCATTTGGGGAAAGAGTCCTTGAGACACAAGGGCAAGATGTTATAGAAGAGCTTTCTGGAGATGAGGGCAGTTTTCAAGATGAGGAACAAAGTGAAGAGCAACCTTTACAGTTGACCAAGACCTGCAGGACTGAGCCAGATGTTTCCCAAGAATTAAAATCTTCTCCATATTCCTCCCCCTCTGGCAGCCCACCACCGACTGCCTCCCCTAATAAACCTCTTTCACACAGATTCCGCACATCAAAGAAGTCTGTGCATTCAACCAGAACCAGCCCTTCACAGACACCTATGAGCTTCTCAGGGGCTTCCACATCAACGTCTCCAGCCCTTACTCCAGCAGGGCGACCGAGAAAGACCAAGGAGCAGTTGGATGTGTTAAAGCAGCACTTCCTGCGGTGCCAGTGGCCCAAGAGTGAAGAATACACTGAACTTGTTAAGCTTACAGGTTTACCTCGTGCGGATGTTATTCAGTGGTTTGGTGACACGCGGTATGCGGTCAAAAATGGCCAGCTGCGTTGGGTGAAGGGTGTCCGTGATCAGTTCTTGGCAGAACTCGCTATCCAGCAAAGTAGCAGTGGTTTCACTAATGGAAGTGGGACGTCTACTCGGGGTGGCCGCAAACGGAAATctcaaacaaatggaacaaatacAGACACCCCAGATATCCAGCCGTTGGTAACATATTACCTTTCAACAGGCGCACTACAGGAAAAAGACCTTGACTCACTATGCAAGAAATCAAGAATGAGCTACCAGCAGGTGCGAGACTGGTTTGCATCTCAGGATGTTGGAGAGCCTGACCAAGAACCTGTGGTGGATTGA
- the LOC121644246 gene encoding RING finger protein 212B-like isoform X1, with amino-acid sequence MDWFHCNQCFTKRGSKFAVSSCGHICCEACIKSKLCSICGATCSYLAITDEMKPQEKVFFKDPVKLIQSRLAHISQIAKFQHTQMERVTAHFKNKSSELERRLKEVTEQSYRQLSELKRENTDLKKQLLELKRETTELKKPLSQRRVSPGQFQTNGAQRVSLPVAVTSPVTPHSRAVSLVGSAESQRWSRDRGPSLAFATPGSAASMSSFSSIHERATPISFSTPTRAQTPVFQFPLMNRLLVPSPRH; translated from the exons atgGACTGGTTCCATTGTAACCAGTGCTTCACAAAAAGAGGGTCCAAGTTTGCTGTTTCCAGCTGTGGCCACATCTGCTGTGAAGCATGCATTAAATCAA AGCTGTGCAGCATATGCGGGGCCACCTGCAGTTACCTGGCCATCACTGATGAG ATGAAGCCACAGGAAAAGGTGTTTTTCAAGGACCCTGTTAAACTCATTCAGTCCAGGCTGGCACACATATCCCAG ATTGCAAAATTTCAGCATACGCAGATGGAGAGAGTCACTGCGCACTTCAAGAACAAGTCTTCAGAGCTTGAGAGACGGCTGAAGGAAGTCACTGAGCAGAGTTACAG GCAACTCTCTGAGCTGAAAAGAGAGAACACAGACTTAAAAAAGCAGCTTCTGGAACTGAAAAGAGAAACCACAGAACTGAAAAAGCCACTCTCTCAGAGGAGG GTTTCTCCAGGGCAGTTTCAAACTAATGG GGCTCAGAGGGTTTCACTTCCTGTGGCTGTTACCTCCCCAG TTACCCCTCATTCAAGAGCTGTGAG TCTTGTAGGCTCAGCTGAATCCCAGAGGTGGAGCAGAGACAGAGGTCCTAGTCTCGCCTTTGCC ACTCCTGGATCAGCCGCCTCCATGTCCAGCTTTAGCTCTATTCATGAACGTG caacacccATATCCTTCAGCACTCCTACGAG AGCTCAGACTCCCGTTTTCCAGTTCCCATTAATGAATAGACTGTTGGTCCCATCACCCAGACATTAA
- the LOC121644246 gene encoding RING finger protein 212B-like isoform X2: MDWFHCNQCFTKRGSKFAVSSCGHICCEACIKSKLCSICGATCSYLAITDEIAKFQHTQMERVTAHFKNKSSELERRLKEVTEQSYRQLSELKRENTDLKKQLLELKRETTELKKPLSQRRVSPGQFQTNGAQRVSLPVAVTSPVTPHSRAVSLVGSAESQRWSRDRGPSLAFATPGSAASMSSFSSIHERATPISFSTPTRAQTPVFQFPLMNRLLVPSPRH; the protein is encoded by the exons atgGACTGGTTCCATTGTAACCAGTGCTTCACAAAAAGAGGGTCCAAGTTTGCTGTTTCCAGCTGTGGCCACATCTGCTGTGAAGCATGCATTAAATCAA AGCTGTGCAGCATATGCGGGGCCACCTGCAGTTACCTGGCCATCACTGATGAG ATTGCAAAATTTCAGCATACGCAGATGGAGAGAGTCACTGCGCACTTCAAGAACAAGTCTTCAGAGCTTGAGAGACGGCTGAAGGAAGTCACTGAGCAGAGTTACAG GCAACTCTCTGAGCTGAAAAGAGAGAACACAGACTTAAAAAAGCAGCTTCTGGAACTGAAAAGAGAAACCACAGAACTGAAAAAGCCACTCTCTCAGAGGAGG GTTTCTCCAGGGCAGTTTCAAACTAATGG GGCTCAGAGGGTTTCACTTCCTGTGGCTGTTACCTCCCCAG TTACCCCTCATTCAAGAGCTGTGAG TCTTGTAGGCTCAGCTGAATCCCAGAGGTGGAGCAGAGACAGAGGTCCTAGTCTCGCCTTTGCC ACTCCTGGATCAGCCGCCTCCATGTCCAGCTTTAGCTCTATTCATGAACGTG caacacccATATCCTTCAGCACTCCTACGAG AGCTCAGACTCCCGTTTTCCAGTTCCCATTAATGAATAGACTGTTGGTCCCATCACCCAGACATTAA
- the LOC121644243 gene encoding zona pellucida sperm-binding protein 3-like gives MMALFWCCVLLSFLVAASLANAELKLDCKPGHVTLVWMDSRSQADTSLFRLGSCFPTSFTSRDVFFSVEFNNCDFRRLVTGNELNYTNELIYPSYPGSHVLPFTLPVVCSYERPKDWYPLLYEPVFSTFGVEQLVFHIGIMNDDFSGPAESTSFHLGSLIPIMASVEQQTHQPLLVLLDECVAATTPDLQSGSDLYPIITNKGCLVDSKTSRSKFEPRQKSSEIRLSLQAFRFALEQEVYIHCSIVAWDPHGLDNTKKACHYVKDHGWELLDDHVSSGICACCDSTCKTRKTRSLSGNAGLVQQAVIGPLTITDLMS, from the exons ATGATGGCTCTTTTCTGGTGTTGTGTGCTGCTTTCTTTCCTGGTGGCTGCCAGTTTAGCAAATGCAG AATTAaaactggattgtaaacctggTCACGTGACCCTGGTTTGGATGGACAGCAGATCTCAGGCTGATACTTCACTGTTTCGTCTTGGTAGCTGCTTTCCCACCAGCTTCACATCAAGGGATGTGTTCTTCAGTGTGGAATTCAATAACTGTGACTTCAGGAGACTT GTTACTGGGAATGAGCTTAATTACACCAATGAGTTGATCTACCCTTCCTACCCTGGTTCTCATGTCCTTCCCTTCACTCTCCCAGTAGTTTGTTCATATGAAAG GCCCAAAGACTGGTACCCCTTGCTTTATGAGCCAGTTTTTTCTACATTTGGTGTTGAACAACTGGTGTTCCATATTGGAATTATGAATG ATGACTTTTCAGGTCCTGCTGAATCTACAAGTTTCCATTTGGGTTCCTTGATCCCCATCATGGCCAGTGTGGAGCAGCAGACTCATCAGCCCTTGCTGGTGCTGCTTGACGAATGCGTTGCTGCCACCACACCAGATCTGCAGTCTGGAAGTGATTTGTATCCAATTATCACCAATAAGGG ATGTCTTGTGGATAGTAAGACTTCACGATCAAAATTTGAACCAAGACAGAAGTCTTCAGAGATTCGGCTATCCCTTCAAGCCTTTAGGTTTGCTCTGGAGCAGGAG GTATATATCCACTGCAGCATTGTGGCTTGGGACCCCCATGGACTTGACAACACCAAGAAGGCCTGCCACTATGTGAAAGATCATGG GTGGGAGTTGCTGGATGACCATGTATCTAGTGGCATCTGCGCATGCTGTGACTCCACCTGCAAGACAAGAAAGACAAGAAGTCTCTCAG GGAATGCTGGCTTGGTACAACAGGCAGTCATTGGACCACTCACCATCACTGACCTGATGTCCTGA
- the zp3f.2 gene encoding zona pellucida glycoprotein 3f, tandem duplicate 2, whose translation MVSHLYLGVVFLAACATAVADPDLKLICGKDSVTITWRVGSQFTPYAARLLLGTCMPSKWKILPTGEGEALFNYKFSECKFKKMIKGKRVVYQNELRFQPHEKSKPALFRYPIECVYERPEGWVPPFLNPGMGVSQGQSKLVFHMALLNDQLTGVAKTNVIPLGSFMPIWAAVEQKSHQPLLLLMEECVAATTPELHPGSQIYPIIGNKGCLLESKRGTSFFLPRYHSSALILYLQSFKFGLGGEVYIHCNLVVWDHGSLDESKKACHVREHGRWELLDDHSQSFLCQCCDSSCGSRSKRSVELESNGPKYNSVLGPIIIQDQLDSGNNTFSWPYSS comes from the exons ATGGTGTCTCATCTTTATTTAGGTGTGGTATTCTTGGCTGCTTGTGCAACAGCTGTTGCTGATCCAG atcttaaatTAATCTGTGGGAAAGACTCTGTGACAATCACGTGGAGGGTTGGTTCCCAATTCACACCATATGCAGCTCGACTTCTTCTTGGAACCTGTATGCCTTCTAAGTGGAAAATTCTACCTACAGGAGAGGGGGAAGCATTGTTCAACTACAAGTTTTCTGAgtgcaagtttaaaaaaatg ATAAAAGGGAAACGTGTAGTGTATCAAAATGAGCTGCGCTTCCAGCCACATGAAAAGTCAAAACCTGCCCTCTTCAGATATCCCATTGAATGTGTATATGAAAG ACCTGAAGGGTGGGTTCCCCCATTCCTGAACCCTGGAATGGGTGTTTCTCAGGGTCAAAGTAAGCTGGTCTTCCATATGGCGCTCCTTAATG ACCAATTAACAGGTGTGGCAAAAACTAATGTGATCCCACTGGGGTCATTCATGCCAATATGGGCAGCAGTGGAACAGAAGTCCCACCAGCCGCTACTCCTGCTCATGGAGGAATGTGTTGCAGCCACCACACCAGAGCTGCACCCTGGCAGCCAGATTTACCCCATCATTGGCAATAAAGG GTGTCTTTTGGAAAGCAAAAGGGGAACGTCTTTTTTCCTTCCTCGGTACCACTCGTCGGCCCTCATCCTCTACCTCCAGTCCTTCAAGTTTGGTCTTGGAGGCGAG GTTTACATCCACTGTAATCTGGTTGTATGGGATCATGGTTCCCTTGATGAAAGCAAGAAAGCCTGCCATGTCAGGGAACACGGGAG ATGGGAGCTATTGGATGACCACTCTCAGAGCTTCCTTTGTCAATGCTGTGACTCAAGCTGTGGGTCTCGGTCTAAAAGATCAGTTGAACTAG AATCCAATGGCCCAAAGTACAATTCTGTATTGGGTCCCATTATAATCCAAGACCAACTGGACTCTGGCAACAACACATTTTCGTGGCCTTACTCCAGCTGA